A genomic stretch from Enterobacter oligotrophicus includes:
- the aspS gene encoding aspartate--tRNA ligase, which produces MRTEYCGQLRQSHVGQQVTLCGWVNRRRDLGSLIFIDMRDREGIVQVFFDPDRADALKLASELRNEFCIQVTGTVRARDEKNVNADMATGAIEVLASDLVIINRAEALPLDSNHVNTEEARLKYRYLDLRRPEMAQRLKTRAKITSLVRRFMDDHGFLDIETPMLTKATPEGARDYLVPSRVHKGKFYALPQSPQLFKQLLMMSGFDRYYQIVKCFRDEDLRADRQPEFTQIDVETSFMTAGQVREVMEALVRSLWNDVKGVELGDFPIMTFAEAERRYGSDKPDLRNPMELVDVADLVKSVEFAVFAGPANDAKGRVAALRVPGGAALSRKQIDDYGNFIKIYGAKGLAYIKVTERAKGLEGITSPVAKFLNADIVEAILERTGAQDGDMIFFGADNKKVVADAMGALRLKLGKDLNLTDESKWAPLWVIDFPMFEDDGEGGLTAMHHPFTSPKDMTAAELKAAPEDAVANAYDMVINGYEVGGGSVRIHSGDMQQTVFGILGINEQEQREKFGFLLDALKYGTPPHAGLAFGLDRLTMLLTGTDNIRDVIAFPKTTAAACLMTEAPSFANPAALAELGIDVVKKEEKN; this is translated from the coding sequence ATGCGTACAGAATATTGCGGGCAGCTGCGTCAGTCCCACGTGGGACAGCAGGTGACCCTGTGTGGTTGGGTCAACCGTCGTCGTGATCTTGGTAGCCTTATCTTCATCGATATGCGCGACCGCGAAGGTATCGTTCAGGTGTTCTTCGATCCGGATCGTGCGGACGCGTTGAAACTGGCTTCTGAGCTGCGTAATGAGTTCTGCATTCAGGTCACCGGCACCGTTCGTGCGCGTGACGAGAAAAACGTAAACGCAGACATGGCGACCGGCGCAATTGAAGTGCTGGCGTCTGACCTGGTGATCATCAACCGTGCTGAAGCGCTGCCGCTGGACTCTAACCACGTCAACACCGAAGAAGCGCGTCTGAAATATCGCTACCTGGATCTGCGTCGCCCGGAGATGGCCCAGCGCCTCAAAACCCGTGCGAAAATCACCAGCCTGGTGCGTCGCTTTATGGATGACCACGGTTTCCTCGATATCGAAACCCCGATGCTGACCAAAGCCACGCCGGAAGGCGCGCGCGATTACCTGGTCCCGTCCCGCGTTCATAAAGGCAAATTCTACGCGCTGCCACAGTCTCCTCAGCTGTTCAAACAGCTGCTGATGATGTCCGGCTTCGACCGCTACTATCAGATCGTAAAATGCTTCCGCGACGAAGATCTGCGTGCTGACCGTCAGCCAGAATTTACCCAGATCGATGTGGAAACCTCCTTCATGACGGCCGGTCAGGTGCGTGAAGTGATGGAAGCGCTGGTGCGTAGCCTGTGGAATGACGTGAAAGGCGTGGAGCTGGGCGATTTCCCTATCATGACCTTCGCCGAAGCCGAGCGTCGCTACGGCTCTGACAAACCAGACCTGCGTAACCCGATGGAGCTGGTGGACGTTGCGGACCTGGTTAAATCCGTTGAGTTCGCGGTATTTGCCGGCCCGGCTAACGATGCGAAAGGTCGCGTGGCTGCCCTGCGTGTACCGGGTGGTGCGGCTCTGAGCCGTAAGCAGATTGACGACTACGGCAACTTCATCAAAATCTACGGCGCGAAAGGTCTGGCCTATATTAAAGTGACCGAGCGTGCGAAAGGTCTGGAAGGTATCACCAGCCCGGTAGCGAAGTTCCTGAACGCAGACATCGTGGAAGCGATCCTTGAGCGCACCGGCGCGCAGGACGGCGACATGATCTTCTTCGGTGCAGACAACAAGAAAGTCGTTGCGGATGCGATGGGCGCGCTGCGTCTGAAGCTCGGTAAAGACCTGAACCTGACCGACGAAAGCAAATGGGCACCACTGTGGGTTATCGACTTCCCGATGTTTGAAGACGACGGCGAAGGCGGCCTGACCGCAATGCACCACCCGTTCACCTCGCCAAAAGACATGACGGCGGCAGAGCTGAAAGCGGCACCGGAAGATGCGGTCGCAAACGCCTACGATATGGTGATCAACGGTTACGAAGTGGGCGGCGGTTCCGTGCGTATTCACAGCGGTGACATGCAGCAGACCGTGTTCGGCATTCTGGGCATTAACGAGCAGGAGCAGCGCGAGAAATTCGGCTTCCTGCTGGATGCCCTGAAATACGGTACGCCGCCGCATGCGGGCCTGGCATTCGGTCTTGACCGTCTGACCATGCTGCTGACCGGCACCGATAACATTCGTGATGTTATCGCCTTCCCGAAAACCACTGCCGCGGCGTGTCTGATGACCGAAGCGCCAAGTTTCGCTAACCCGGCAGCTCTGGCTGAACTGGGTATCGATGTGGTGAAAAAGGAAGAGAAAAACTGA
- a CDS encoding hydrolase, producing the protein MLTLDATKTALVVIDLQEGILPFAGGPHTADEVVSRAARLAEKCRASGAPVVMVRVGWSADFAEALKQPVDAQAAAQALPANWWNYPVSLGKRDSDIEVTKRQWGAFYGTDLELQLRRRGIDTIILCGISTNIGVESTARNAWELGFNLVIAEDACSAASAEQHQGSMSHIFPRIGRVRSTDEIVNAL; encoded by the coding sequence ATGTTGACACTTGATGCCACCAAAACCGCACTTGTGGTGATTGATTTACAGGAAGGGATCCTCCCCTTTGCTGGCGGCCCGCACACCGCTGACGAGGTGGTTAGCCGTGCCGCGCGTCTGGCGGAAAAATGCCGCGCCAGCGGTGCGCCTGTTGTCATGGTGCGTGTCGGCTGGTCAGCAGATTTCGCCGAAGCATTGAAACAACCAGTCGATGCGCAGGCGGCGGCACAGGCTCTGCCCGCCAACTGGTGGAACTACCCGGTTTCACTCGGCAAACGTGACAGCGATATCGAAGTGACCAAACGCCAGTGGGGCGCATTCTACGGCACCGATCTGGAGCTACAGCTGCGCCGTCGCGGCATTGATACCATTATTCTGTGCGGGATCTCCACCAATATCGGCGTGGAATCCACCGCCCGTAACGCATGGGAACTGGGCTTTAATCTGGTGATTGCCGAAGATGCCTGCAGTGCAGCGTCTGCGGAGCAGCATCAGGGCAGCATGAGCCATATTTTCCCGCGTATCGGCCGTGTGCGCAGCACGGATGAGATCGTAAACGCCTTATGA